The following nucleotide sequence is from Novosphingobium sp. KA1.
TGCGTGATCGCTGACGGGAATTAGCGGGTTCTAACATTGCCGACCGGCAGCTTTCAGCATCAACCAAATGGCCGCTGAGTGTCCGGTTTGGGGGCGGCAGCCGTCACCGCTTGTCGCCTGGATCCTGGCATTGACTTCGGCGCGGCTTTCATACGCGTGTAAGCGTCAGGTCCCTCACAAACTCTGGACGTGCAAGTCGATCAAGAAGTTGTTCGATGCTTTGTGTCGGCTTTCGAATTTGTATTTCAGATGGTTGTGAGCCCCCGCAACCACCGATACCGACAAACCAGATTTTCCTGGCGTTTGTCGGTCACGGTTGGATCGCCCTCCCGCAACCACCGATACCGACCTAGCGGACACCCCTGGCGCACCAGCGCCGGGGGTGGTGTCGTTTTTGGCGGATTGCTGCCGCTCAAGCCAATCCAGGATGGTACCGAACTCGCCATGCAGCATGGCGTTGACTTCGCCGCGCCTGCTGCCCGGCGTCAGGACGACGCGCTCGATGAGCCCGCGCAGGGCGTCGGCCGCTTCCTCACGTTCCTCGGGACAGACCAGGGCATCTGCCAGGCGCTCGACCTTGCCGCGATAAATCTCGGCGATGTTGGGATGGATATCCGGAACATCCGCCGGGGCGGCAGCGAGGCGCGCGCGAATGGCGTCCTCCTGCGCTTCCAGATCGAGAAGGCGGTCGACGAGCGAGCGAGTTCCCTTGCCTTCTTCCACTATGTCCAGAACGCCCTTGATCGCTTTCAGGACCTTGTCGAGTTCAGCGCGATCTGCCGTGTCGGTTGCCCGGCGCTCGCGGTTCAGGCGATTGGTTTCCTCTACGCAGGTGCGAATGGCCTTGGCGGCAACTTCGGGACTCATCATCCGATCGCGGAGGCCATCGAGAACCCGCGTCTCCAGTTTTTCACGAGAAATGCTATGACCATTCGAACAACTTCTCGTGTCGATATGGTTCGAACACGCAAACCGCCCCTGCCCGCGAAGGGTATAAGACCCGCCGCAGCATCCGCAGTAAACGAGGCCTGAGAGCAGGCTCCTGGGGCGACGGGTGCGGTTCAGCTTATTGTGTGCCGCGCGCGTCGCTTCGATCACGCCGGCATATTGGACCGCTATATCTTCCTGTCTTGCCTTGGCTGCCTGCCACAGTTCCTCATCGACGATCCGTAGATCGGGGACGTCGGCGACGATCCATTCCGATTGCGGATTGATCCGTGACACGCGCTTGCCGGTCTGCGGATTCTTGAGATAGCGAAGCCGGTTCCAGACCAGCTTTCCGATATAGAGCTCATTGTTAAGCAGACCGGTTCCACGCTTTGCGTGGCCTCGGATCGTGGTCGATGTCCAAAGTGTGCCGGTCGGAGCGGGTATGCCCGCTTCATTCAAGCGGCGCGCAATCGCCTGAGGGCTAAGTCCGTTGGCGAACTGCCGAAAGACCTGACGCACCACCTCGGCTTCAACGGAATTGATGCTGCGCTCGCCATGGACAGCCTCGCCTTCGCTGGAGAAGCGACGAACAACGTCATAGCCGTAGCACAGGCCGCCACCAGACTTGCCTTTCTCGACGCGTCCGCGCAGGCCACGATGCGTCTTCTTGGCAAGATCCTTGAGGAACAGGGCATTCATAGTGCCCTTGAGGCCTACGTGTAGTTCCGACACTTCGCCTTCAGCCAGCGTGACGATCTTCACGCCAGCGAATTGCAGGTGCTTGTAGAGCGTTGCAACGTCGGCCTGATCGCGGGACACGCGATCCAATGCCTCCGCGAGCAGAACATCGAAGCGACCCATCTGTGCGTCCTGGACGAGAGCCTGAATGCCGGGGCGCAGGATAACGCTGGCACCCGAGATCGCCGCGTCTTTGTAGCTGCCTATAACATGCCAGCCTTCACGCTTCGCCTGCTCTCGACATATCAGGAACTGGTCGTCGATCGAGGCAGCACTCTGCTTGTCGTCGGAATAGCGGGCATACAGGGCGACACGGGTCATATCGTTCTCCTCGCCAGAAAAATAGCATGATCTCTCTAACGGACCAAACTGGACAGGGTGATCTCGGCGCGCTGCCACCCGAGCTTTGCTAAAGAATTGAAATAGAAGGCCGTTAAGTTCTTTCTCTTTTGGATGCTGGTGGCGGGCCTCGCAATTGTCTCCACATTGTGCGTGCGCCTGACATGTGGTCGCATGATGCCTTTAGCCCGTCACGAGCAAGCAGAGCTACGTGAAAGCAGGGTCAGCAAGGAGCCTTCAGGCTTGCGCAGCGCTGATCCTGCTCTGCCCAGCGTCGATGGGCTCCCTCATCTAAGGATCGTCTGCGACACACAACTAGCACGGGTATGTCGCCTATAGATGGCCGCGATGGCCGTTAGTCGAATGTCCGGATCCGAGCCGGGGTGCGGGCATAGCCGACCTTCGCGCGGGGCAGCTGCCGACCAGACCCGGTCGTTCCCATCAACCATCATGAAGGACCGTTCACGCCAAAAACTGCCGTTGGTGTGGCTCTCAGCCCCCGGACAGAAGCCACGAACATCTCGGCCATACACTCGCTCAAATGAAGCCGCCGGAAGCTGCCGTTTATTCATTGCTAAGCCAAAGACGATAGCGATCTCGACATTCCTCCAATGTACCGACTGGTTTGGGCAAAGCTTCGTCAAGCGGGGCAGGTGCGATTGCACCCACCCCGCCGAGGATTTGCCCGATGATTGGGGCTTAGGCCGCCTTGTCTTCAGTCAGCTGCGGCGTGTCGTCGTTGACATGCTCGCGGCTTCCGATGGCGATCTTGCGCGGCTTGAGCGATTCAGGGACGCTCCGCTGGAGCGAGATCGTCAACATGCCGTGCTCATAATCCGCATCGCGCACTTCGACATAGTCGGCCAGCTGGAACCGCCGCTCGAACGCGCGGGCAGCGATACCGCGGTGAACGAATTCAACACCGTCTTCGTCCTTCTCGGTCTTCTGACCGGAGATGACGAGCTGGTTCTGCTGTGCAGTGATGTCGATTTCGTCCGGACGGAAGCCGGCAACCGCCAGAGTGATCCGGTAGCTGTCCTCGCCGGTGCGAACGATGTCGAAGGGTGGGTAGCCATCCTGCGTCTCGGCGCGGAAGCTGTTCTCGAGCGCATCGAAGAGCCGATCGAAACCGACCGTCGAGCGGCGATAGGGGGTCAAATCAAATGCAGTTCTCATTTCCAAATCCTCCTTGTTGAGCAATCTGGGCGTGAGAGGCGCCGGGAACCAAGAGCCGACGCCCTCTGTCCAACCGGACCCGTTATGGCATCCGGCATTGATAAAATTATGAAACGCGCAATTGGTTTCAAGACCTATTAAAAATTTTAATGGGTTTGTTTTCAGCACCTTGCAAGAGAAGACCAGGCGCACCGATGGAGGTGCGCCTGGTCTTCTTCCAGGAGACAATTTGATAGGATCAAGTCCGTTTACGCGGTCAGCCGATCGCTGCTCGCGTGACTGGAAGCCCAGTTTTGCATCTGGTCCTTGACCGCCAGTTTGAGCTTCTTCAGCCGGGCAATCAGAACTTCGTCAGGCCGGGGTCGTTTGCTTTCCAGCCGGATTTCATCCTCCAGCCGTGCATGTTCGCGTGAAAGATACTCCAGATACCTGTCGGCCATAGACTCCTCCTCTCTCATTCGACCGATCGATCCGTTAAGCCCCGTTCAGAACCTGCCCGGTGTCAGGCCGCGTGAGCAGGTGCCGAACTGGCATTGCTAACTGCCTGGTGTTCGCGGATTGGAGAGCGCGGTGCGATACCCGGCTCTCCTCTCGCGATTAAAAGTCCATCGCCGGCATCGGTGCTGGCGTGTCTTCCTTCGGCAGCTCAGCCACCAAAGCCTCGGTGGTGATCAGCAGTGAGGCAACCGAAGCCGCATCCTGCAACGCCGTGCGTACGACCTTTGCCGGATCGATGACGCCTGACTTCACAAGGTCTTCGTATTCGCCGGTCGCGGCGTTGAAGCCGTGGTTGTAATCGTCGCCTTCGAGCAGCTTGCCGACGATATAGGCACCGTCCTCGCCTGCGTTCTCGGCGATCTGGCGAGCCGGTGCTCGCAGCGCGCGGCGGACGATGTCGATACCCGACTGCTGGTCGTCATTGGCGGCCTTGAGCCCTTCGAGCGACTTGAGCGCACGCAGCAGGGCGATACCACCACCCGGCAGGATGCCTTCCTCGACAGCGGCACGGGTCGCGTGCAGCGCATCGTCGACGCGGTCCTTGCGCTCCTTGACCTCGACCTCGGTGGCACCACCGACACGGATGACGGCGACGCCGCCAGCCAGCTTGGCTACGCGTTCCTGCAGCTTTTCGCGGTCGTAGTCGCTGGTCGTGGTCTCGATCTGGGCACGGATCTGGCTGACCCGGGCGTCGATGTCGGCCTTGTTGCCGGCGCCATCGACGATGGTAGTGTTGTCCTTGTCGATAATGACCTTCTTGGCCCGGCCGAGCATGCCGATCGTGACGTTCTCGAGCTTGGTACCAAGTTCCTCGCTGACCACATTGCCGGCGGTAAGGATGGCAATATCCTCCAGCATGGCTTTGCGGCGATCGCCGAAGCCGGGTGCCTTGACCGCCGCGACCTTCAGGCCACCGCGCAACTTGTTGACCACAAGGGTAGCAAGGGCTTCGCCTTCGACGTCCTCCGCGATGATCAGCAACGGCTTGCCCGACTGCACGACCTGTTCGAGCAGCGGGATCAGCGCCTGCAGGTTCGACAGCTTCTTCTCGTGAATGAGGAGGTACGGATCCTCGAGTTCCACCTTCAGCTTTTCGGCATTGGTCACGAAATAGGGCGAGAGGTAGCCGCGGTCGAACTGCATGCCCTCGACCGTTTCGAGCTCTGTCTCGAGGCTCTTGGCTTCCTCGACCGTGATCACGCCTTCATTGCCGACCTTCTCCATCGCTTCGGCAAGGATGCGGCCGACGGTTTCGTCGCCATTGGCGGAAATGGTCGCGACCTGCGCGATCTCGCTGTTGGCCGACACCTTCTTAGCATGGCTTTCGAGGTCCTTGACCACGGTGCCGACGGCGAGGTCGATACCACGCTTCAGGTCCATCGGGTTCATGCCGGCAGCAACCGCCTTGGCACCTTCGCGCACGATGGCTTGGGCCAGAACGGTGGCGGTGGTCGTGCCGTCACCCGCCTTGTCGTTCTGCTTGCTGGCGACTTCGCGCAGCATCTGCGCGCCCATGTTTTCGAACTTGTCCTTGAGTTCGATTTCCTTGGCAACGGTGACGCCATCCTTGGTGATGCGGGGAGCGCCGAAGCTCTTCTCGATCACCACGTTGCGCCCCTTGGGGCCGAGAGTTACCTTGACCGCATTTGCAAGCGTATCCACGCCGCGCAGCATGCGATCACGCGCGTCAGACGCAAACTTTACTTCCTTCGCAGCCATTTTGGCCTGCTCCTTTCTCTTCTTTCGATTGAACTGAAGATTGGGTTGATTGCTTACGCCGCCTTCTTGAGTTCGGCGGTTGTTTCGATGATGCCGAGAATGTCGCTCTCCTTCATGATGAGCAGGTCCTCGCCATCGATCCGCACTTCGGTGCCGGACCACTTGCCGAACAGGACGCGGTCGCCTGCCTTGACGGCGGGTTCCACCAGCTTCCCGGAATCGTCACGCGCACCAGGGCCCACGGCGACGACTTCGCCTTCCATCGGCTTTTCCTTGGCGGTGTCGGGGATGATAATGCCGCCGGCCGTCTTTTCTTCGGCCTCGATGCGGCGAACCAGCACGCGATCGTGCAAAGGTCGGAAATGCATGCATAACCTCCATTACAAAGCGAAATGACTTACAGCGCCTCCCCCGGATGATCGGCAGGAGGCAGTGCGCGATCTAGTTTTGCTGAAAACGGCTTCAAGAGGTCCAAACCAAATTTTTTGGCACTCGCCGATTGCGACTGCCAATGGGCACTTTCCGTACGCCTTATCAGGGTCTTGACGGTCTGAAATGGACTCACAAAATATGGTGAGCGGAGCAATCCGCAGTGAGTGATCAGCGGCAAGGCAGAAAGGAGGATGTTCCTATGTCGCAACCATTCGCGCGCTACCTGCATCCGCTCGATGTAGCGCATCATCCCTCGCTTGAGCCCGAAGTGAAGCGAGCCATGCTGGCTTCCTGGGCGTCCGATCGGCATGCCGTCGAAAATCATCCTGCAATGCGCCAGCCTCCCGAACTCAAAGACCCGGTTTCCGTTGACGATGTATTCGCGGCACTGCGCTCGCTCGACGGCCCAGACAGCCAGCCCACACTGCAATGACCGACCGCGCTTTCCTGGTTCAACTGGAAGGATACGGGCTGACCACGGCAGAAATCTGCTATTTCATGCCGGATCACCCCTCGCTCCTGCAGATTTATGCCTGGCAGGAATACGATGCAGCACCGGATTTTCCGGTGCTGTTCGATTTCCTCGCGCATTGGCGGCGCGAGATCGAGGCGGAGATAAGGTCAGTCCGAATCGCTCATGAGAAAATGATCCAGCCAGCGAGCTGGCGTTCGGTGGACGGCGTGATCTCGTGGGAGTAGCAGAGCCGGGTGATTGAGCTTGCAGACCCGTATTCATGCTAGTTGCAGTCATACCGCCGCCCTGCGTGGCCCGAGGTCAAATGTCGGCTTCTGGCAGGAGCTGACCTTCATCCTACGGCATAGGAAAGGCAGAAAAGTCCCAGCGCCCGTGCCCGGCACGGGCACGGGCGCCAGCAGGTTCAGATCTCGGTGTTCTCGGCAAGTGCGAGTGCGTCTTCCACGTCGATCCCAAGATAACGCACCGTGTTCTCGATCTTGCTATGGCCGAGAAGGATCTGGACAGCCCGTAGATTGCCGGTCGCCCTGTAGATGATCGATGCCTTCGTTCGGCGAAGTGAGTGCGTACCATACTCGCTCCGCATCAGGCCGACGCCTGTCACCCATTCGTCGACAAGCCGAGCGTACTGCCGTGTGCTCAGATGCCCATTGTGATCGACCCGGCTCGGGAACACATAATCGTCCACTGTGCCGCCCCGGCGTTCAAGCCACGCCAGCAAGCTGGCTCGAGCATCTGGCAGTAGTTCGAATTGAACGGGCCGTCCGGTCTTCTGCTGCATGACGATTGCCCGCGTTCGGATCTGGCCGCCGCTGACAAGGTCGCCGATCTTTATCTGCACCAGGTCGCAACCCCGAAGCTTGCTGTCGATCGCCAGATCGAACAGTGCACGATCTCGCAGGCGGCGGCGCTGATTGAGATAGAATCGGATTTCCCAAATCTGCTTCGGCTTGAGAGCCCGCTTTGCACCCACGGTCCTTCCGGCATTCCAAACCGGGCGCTTGGCGGCGGTGACTTTTGTTTCAGACATCTCCATGATCGCTCTCCTATGGCCACATTGGCCATCTGCAGAACGCTCGCCGATAGAGATGCTCAGGATTTGCTGTTCGGCTCGTGTCGACCAGTCCCGGTCGTTCACCACAGCGACCATGGACGCCCGCTTTTGACAGAAGCTGCCAATAGTGCGCTACAAAGCGGCTAGTCAGCTTTCGCCCTGTTCAGACATTGAGCGAATCCGCGAGTGAGCCCGAAAGCGGCCGTTCGCGCGATGCCGTGGCAAGTCATCCGCCATCGTCTGCAAGGCGATAGGAAGGACGAAACTCGATCGCGCCTTCGCTAAGCACGCGCTTATCGTCGCGCCTGTAAGCGCGGGACTGATTCCCCGGGGCGCCCCGTCAGACCAGATGGGGCTGGTCAGCGGCTAGTGCGTGATGCTTCCCCGTCCCTTCAACCAGTCGGTCGCTAGCATCAAATCCCAAGGAGACCGGTACCATGACCGCCCCTGCCGCCAAGAGAAACTGGGACCCCCTGATCAAGTTGACCCACTGGTCGATTGTTCTGGCCATCCTTGCCAACGCGCTGTTTACCGAGGAAGGCAGCGCCGCCCATATATGGGTGGGATATGCGCTGGCGGCGATACTGGCGCTGCGCCTGCTGTGGGGCTTGGTCGGCCCGGCCGAGGCGCGCTTTACCGCCTTCCCGCCCAATCTGGCCCGCGCGCTGCGCTACGTGCGCAAAATTCGCCGGGGTGAGAAGACCGAACACGCCAGCCACAATCCATTGGGCGCGCTGATGGTCTATGCCATCTGGTCTTGTCTGGGCGTCATCATAGCCTCCGGCGTTGCCATGGCTGGCTTCCCCCCGCAGGGCGTAAGCCGCGGAGAAGGCCATCCGGCTGCTTATGCCTCTGCCGAATATGGCGAGGAGCGCGAGCGGGCCGGAGAAGCCGGCGAGAGTCGCGAAAATCACGAAGACGGCGGAATGGAGGAATTGCACCAAATCGCGGTGAACCTGCTATACGTGCTGATCGTGCTGCACATCGCCGGTGTGGTGTTCGAAACGCGGCGCAGTGGACAGCAAGTCGTGCTGGCGATGCTGCCCCGCCGCCGATAAGCTGGGCCCATGAAAGAGCGCGCACGCAAGCTGGAACACCGGGCCGCGGCGATGACCATCGTCGTGGTCCTACAGGCACTCGCTGCCACCTTCTTCCTGGCCGACCTGGCGGGAGACCTGGCCGTTGAACAAGCCGATGGCCACCTAATCGTGGAAGGGCTGGCTGCCGTAGCCCTTCTGGTATCGGTGGTGCTCGGCGCGATCCAGATTCGCCATCTGATCGCCGCCGCCCGGGCGGACGAGGCTGCCGTGGCGGTCGCCCGCGGCGCGCTGATCCAGCTGGTCCAGCTGCGGTTTGCCCAATGGCAACTGACTCCGGCTGAGACCGATGTGGCGCTGTTCGCGCTGAAAGGCTGCGACGTGACCGAGATTGCCGCCCTGCGCGCTACGGCCGCGGGCACGGTACGGGCGCAACTGGCGCGTATCTATGCCAAGGCCGGCGTCACATCGCACACAGCGCTGCTGGCACTGTTCGTGGATGAACTAATCGATACCTCGCTGCTGCAGGCGGCCGGACGGGAGGAGGACGGCGACGCATGAGACCGCATACCGAACAGCATCTCATATCTCGGATTGGCTGGCTGCGCGCCGCCGTGCTGGGGGCGAACGATGGCATCGTGTCCACCGCCAGCCTGATCCTGGGAGTGGCGGCATCAGGCGCGGACCGCCCTGCAATCCTGGTGGCGGGCGTGGCCGGGCTGGTGGCAGGAGCCATGTCGATGGCGGCGGGCGAGTTTGTCTCGGTCAGCTCGCAATCGGATACCGAGCGATCGGACATGGTGCGGGAGAAGCAGGAGCTGGCCAGCGCACCCGATGCCGAACTGGCCGAACTGTCGGGGATCTACGAAAGCCGCGGCGTCGATCCCGAAACCGCCCGGAAGGTAGCCCAGCAAATGACCGCCTTCGATGCGCTGGGCACCCATGCGCGCGACGAATTGCACATCACCGCCATGACTGAGGCGCGCCCGGTGCTGGCGGCCTTCACCTCTGCCGGCACGTTCACCGCCGGAGCCGCCCTGCCGCTGGTGCTAGCGGCGCTGCTGCCGATGGCGCTGGTGGTGCCGGGGCAGGCCGTGGGCTCGATCATGTTCCTCGCACTGCTAGGGGCGGTGGGCGCCAAAGCCGGCGGAGCCAAACCGCTGCGCCCGGTGTCCCGCGTTGTCTTCTGGGGCGCGCTGGCGATGGGGCTTACAGCCGCAATCGGGAATCTGGTGGGCACGAGTGTGTAAAAGGTCGCGCAACGGCCGAAATGGGGCAGTTCGTGGAACGACCACCATGATGCGTTGGCGAGCTAAAACCGGGCAGTCCTTAGCCAGCCCAATTTCTGCTGTTCTGCTGACCATATTAGGCAGAGGTAGTGTGTTCGCTACCGGCCCAGTTCTGTCCGCCTGGGATGCCGACCGGGCGATCCTGCTAGGTCGGCTTAGGACGGCAACTGCCGTTCGGAATGTCACGTGCGAATGTCGGCAATGTCCCAGCCCCAGTCATAAGCGGACCGACCGGTCGTTGACACACCATTTTTCCACTCGAGCGACTTGGATGGGCGCGTGCGTGCCGACCACACATGACCCGTCGTGCGGCCGTTATTCGCCGCTGTCTTCTCGCCGCCTCTCGAGAAAGCCATCGACGCCAGAGCCCTCGACATCTCCTGTGT
It contains:
- a CDS encoding recombinase family protein, translating into MTRVALYARYSDDKQSAASIDDQFLICREQAKREGWHVIGSYKDAAISGASVILRPGIQALVQDAQMGRFDVLLAEALDRVSRDQADVATLYKHLQFAGVKIVTLAEGEVSELHVGLKGTMNALFLKDLAKKTHRGLRGRVEKGKSGGGLCYGYDVVRRFSSEGEAVHGERSINSVEAEVVRQVFRQFANGLSPQAIARRLNEAGIPAPTGTLWTSTTIRGHAKRGTGLLNNELYIGKLVWNRLRYLKNPQTGKRVSRINPQSEWIVADVPDLRIVDEELWQAAKARQEDIAVQYAGVIEATRAAHNKLNRTRRPRSLLSGLVYCGCCGGSYTLRGQGRFACSNHIDTRSCSNGHSISREKLETRVLDGLRDRMMSPEVAAKAIRTCVEETNRLNRERRATDTADRAELDKVLKAIKGVLDIVEEGKGTRSLVDRLLDLEAQEDAIRARLAAAPADVPDIHPNIAEIYRGKVERLADALVCPEEREEAADALRGLIERVVLTPGSRRGEVNAMLHGEFGTILDWLERQQSAKNDTTPGAGAPGVSARSVSVVAGGRSNRDRQTPGKSGLSVSVVAGAHNHLKYKFESRHKASNNFLIDLHVQSL
- a CDS encoding Hsp20 family protein, whose amino-acid sequence is MRTAFDLTPYRRSTVGFDRLFDALENSFRAETQDGYPPFDIVRTGEDSYRITLAVAGFRPDEIDITAQQNQLVISGQKTEKDEDGVEFVHRGIAARAFERRFQLADYVEVRDADYEHGMLTISLQRSVPESLKPRKIAIGSREHVNDDTPQLTEDKAA
- a CDS encoding YdcH family protein — encoded protein: MADRYLEYLSREHARLEDEIRLESKRPRPDEVLIARLKKLKLAVKDQMQNWASSHASSDRLTA
- the groL gene encoding chaperonin GroEL (60 kDa chaperone family; promotes refolding of misfolded polypeptides especially under stressful conditions; forms two stacked rings of heptamers to form a barrel-shaped 14mer; ends can be capped by GroES; misfolded proteins enter the barrel where they are refolded when GroES binds), which gives rise to MAAKEVKFASDARDRMLRGVDTLANAVKVTLGPKGRNVVIEKSFGAPRITKDGVTVAKEIELKDKFENMGAQMLREVASKQNDKAGDGTTTATVLAQAIVREGAKAVAAGMNPMDLKRGIDLAVGTVVKDLESHAKKVSANSEIAQVATISANGDETVGRILAEAMEKVGNEGVITVEEAKSLETELETVEGMQFDRGYLSPYFVTNAEKLKVELEDPYLLIHEKKLSNLQALIPLLEQVVQSGKPLLIIAEDVEGEALATLVVNKLRGGLKVAAVKAPGFGDRRKAMLEDIAILTAGNVVSEELGTKLENVTIGMLGRAKKVIIDKDNTTIVDGAGNKADIDARVSQIRAQIETTTSDYDREKLQERVAKLAGGVAVIRVGGATEVEVKERKDRVDDALHATRAAVEEGILPGGGIALLRALKSLEGLKAANDDQQSGIDIVRRALRAPARQIAENAGEDGAYIVGKLLEGDDYNHGFNAATGEYEDLVKSGVIDPAKVVRTALQDAASVASLLITTEALVAELPKEDTPAPMPAMDF
- the groES gene encoding co-chaperone GroES is translated as MHFRPLHDRVLVRRIEAEEKTAGGIIIPDTAKEKPMEGEVVAVGPGARDDSGKLVEPAVKAGDRVLFGKWSGTEVRIDGEDLLIMKESDILGIIETTAELKKAA
- a CDS encoding usg protein translates to MTDRAFLVQLEGYGLTTAEICYFMPDHPSLLQIYAWQEYDAAPDFPVLFDFLAHWRREIEAEIRSVRIAHEKMIQPASWRSVDGVISWE
- a CDS encoding tyrosine-type recombinase/integrase, producing the protein MEMSETKVTAAKRPVWNAGRTVGAKRALKPKQIWEIRFYLNQRRRLRDRALFDLAIDSKLRGCDLVQIKIGDLVSGGQIRTRAIVMQQKTGRPVQFELLPDARASLLAWLERRGGTVDDYVFPSRVDHNGHLSTRQYARLVDEWVTGVGLMRSEYGTHSLRRTKASIIYRATGNLRAVQILLGHSKIENTVRYLGIDVEDALALAENTEI
- a CDS encoding cytochrome b/b6 domain-containing protein, giving the protein MTAPAAKRNWDPLIKLTHWSIVLAILANALFTEEGSAAHIWVGYALAAILALRLLWGLVGPAEARFTAFPPNLARALRYVRKIRRGEKTEHASHNPLGALMVYAIWSCLGVIIASGVAMAGFPPQGVSRGEGHPAAYASAEYGEERERAGEAGESRENHEDGGMEELHQIAVNLLYVLIVLHIAGVVFETRRSGQQVVLAMLPRRR
- a CDS encoding VIT family protein; the protein is MRPHTEQHLISRIGWLRAAVLGANDGIVSTASLILGVAASGADRPAILVAGVAGLVAGAMSMAAGEFVSVSSQSDTERSDMVREKQELASAPDAELAELSGIYESRGVDPETARKVAQQMTAFDALGTHARDELHITAMTEARPVLAAFTSAGTFTAGAALPLVLAALLPMALVVPGQAVGSIMFLALLGAVGAKAGGAKPLRPVSRVVFWGALAMGLTAAIGNLVGTSV